In Natrinema amylolyticum, the following are encoded in one genomic region:
- a CDS encoding ABC transporter ATP-binding protein, translating into MARVTVESLRKEYDAGSVVAVNDLDLEIEDGEFVTVVGPSGCGKTTTLRMLAGLEQSTSGRIRIGDEDVTDVHAKNRDVAMVFQNYALYPHKTVFENMAFGLRMSTDLSESERERRVVDTAEMMDIENLLEDKPDELSGGQKQRVALGRAIVREPDLFLFDEPLSNLDAKLRTSMRAEIQRLQNELGITAVYVTHDQHEAMTMGDRIVILDGGELQQQGKPTEVYENPVNEFVGGFVGSPSMNFVDVAVESDGDRLHLTGPDGGFEFDLSAAYIDRHGDDLDASQYTLGIRPENVSVTDEGAADSITAAIDVVEPVGSDNFLHLDLPTEFIARVDSDVRLEPGDRVTLTFDESDVHLFDPETGRNVLTRERAAPTVTS; encoded by the coding sequence ATGGCACGAGTAACGGTCGAATCGCTGCGGAAGGAATACGACGCCGGGTCGGTCGTCGCCGTCAACGATCTCGACCTCGAGATCGAAGACGGCGAGTTCGTGACCGTGGTCGGCCCGTCGGGCTGTGGAAAGACGACGACGCTGCGGATGTTGGCCGGGCTCGAGCAGTCGACGTCCGGGCGAATCCGGATCGGCGACGAGGACGTCACGGACGTCCACGCGAAGAACCGGGACGTCGCGATGGTGTTCCAGAACTACGCGCTGTATCCCCACAAGACCGTCTTCGAGAACATGGCGTTCGGGCTCCGGATGAGCACCGATCTGAGCGAGTCCGAGCGCGAGCGCCGCGTCGTCGACACGGCCGAGATGATGGACATCGAGAACCTCCTCGAGGACAAGCCCGACGAGCTCTCCGGCGGTCAGAAACAGCGCGTCGCGCTCGGTCGCGCGATCGTCAGGGAGCCGGACCTGTTCCTGTTCGACGAGCCGCTCAGCAACCTCGACGCCAAGCTTCGGACGAGCATGCGCGCGGAGATCCAGCGGCTCCAGAACGAACTCGGAATCACCGCCGTCTACGTCACGCACGACCAACACGAGGCGATGACGATGGGCGACCGGATCGTCATCCTTGACGGCGGCGAACTCCAGCAACAGGGGAAGCCGACCGAGGTCTACGAGAACCCGGTCAACGAGTTCGTCGGCGGCTTCGTCGGCTCGCCGTCGATGAACTTCGTCGACGTCGCCGTCGAGTCCGACGGCGATCGGCTCCACCTGACCGGTCCCGACGGCGGGTTCGAGTTCGACCTCTCGGCGGCGTACATCGACCGCCACGGGGACGATCTCGACGCGAGTCAGTACACGCTCGGCATCCGGCCGGAGAACGTCTCGGTCACCGACGAGGGCGCGGCCGACTCGATCACGGCGGCCATCGACGTCGTCGAACCCGTCGGCTCCGACAACTTCCTCCACCTCGATCTGCCCACCGAGTTCATCGCCCGCGTCGACTCGGACGTGCGCCTCGAGCCGGGCGATCGAGTGACGCTCACGTTCGACGAATCGGACGTCCACCTGTTCGATCCCGAGACCGGTCGCAACGTCCTGACGCGCGAACGCGCTGCGCCGACGGTCACGTCCTGA
- a CDS encoding extracellular solute-binding protein — MTLYRRNALKGIGGMTTLTVAGCLGGLLGGGDQGTTLWTQFEEGEESSLEEHLGTFNEGRDDAMNSENISEMESQLETALPAGNGPHTFAWAHDWIGQYHDQDFVYDAADDIDVDLESTFTEAAAQAVQWDGAVHGLPYAAETVSLMYNPDLVDGPPETLSEMVAVMEDHHDPDNNQYGLSVPAIETYFVSAFLNAFGGTVFDEESGELGIEDDAFIEGIELLEDAIWPYVSADPTYEPQIATFSEGNAPYAINGPWQVSGFREAGVDATVAALPDIDGGEPSPYTGVQTWYFTTQLESADDTALETTLEWAEWYTTTEDVILSNAQDHGLIPVHQEYAQSDELGDDVEAFAEAVETGVPLPTDPRIGDVWTPLKDGLQRVFNGQASAEESMATAAEEIRGRWD, encoded by the coding sequence ATGACACTGTATCGCAGGAACGCACTCAAGGGTATCGGCGGGATGACGACGCTGACGGTCGCGGGGTGTCTCGGGGGACTGCTCGGCGGCGGTGACCAGGGGACGACGCTGTGGACGCAGTTCGAAGAGGGCGAGGAGAGCTCCCTCGAGGAGCACCTCGGTACGTTCAACGAGGGACGGGACGACGCGATGAACTCCGAGAACATCTCGGAGATGGAATCGCAACTCGAGACGGCGTTACCGGCGGGCAACGGACCACACACGTTCGCGTGGGCCCACGATTGGATCGGTCAGTACCACGACCAGGACTTCGTCTACGACGCCGCCGACGATATCGACGTCGACCTCGAGAGCACGTTTACCGAGGCCGCCGCACAGGCGGTTCAGTGGGACGGTGCGGTACACGGTCTCCCCTACGCGGCAGAGACCGTTTCGCTCATGTACAATCCGGATCTGGTTGACGGACCGCCGGAGACGCTCTCGGAGATGGTCGCGGTAATGGAGGACCACCACGATCCGGACAACAACCAGTACGGGCTCTCGGTTCCCGCGATCGAGACCTACTTCGTCAGCGCGTTCTTGAACGCGTTCGGCGGCACCGTCTTCGACGAGGAGAGCGGCGAACTCGGCATCGAGGACGACGCGTTCATCGAGGGCATCGAACTCCTCGAGGACGCTATTTGGCCCTACGTCTCTGCGGATCCGACGTACGAACCGCAGATAGCGACGTTTTCGGAGGGGAACGCGCCGTACGCGATTAACGGCCCGTGGCAGGTCAGCGGCTTCCGCGAGGCCGGTGTCGACGCGACCGTCGCGGCGCTTCCCGACATCGACGGTGGGGAACCGTCACCGTACACGGGCGTCCAGACGTGGTACTTCACGACGCAACTCGAGAGCGCGGACGATACCGCGCTCGAGACGACCCTCGAGTGGGCCGAGTGGTACACGACTACCGAGGACGTGATCCTGAGCAACGCACAGGACCACGGACTGATCCCGGTTCATCAGGAGTACGCGCAGTCCGACGAGCTCGGCGACGACGTCGAAGCGTTCGCCGAGGCCGTCGAAACGGGCGTTCCCCTCCCGACCGATCCACGAATCGGTGACGTCTGGACACCGCTCAAGGACGGGCTCCAGCGGGTCTTCAACGGCCAGGCGAGCGCCGAGGAATCGATGGCGACTGCCGCCGAAGAAATCCGGGGTCGCTGGGACTAA
- a CDS encoding carbohydrate ABC transporter permease, with protein sequence MSTSSFLRRVSERGRRRLPAGLREYDLFGLLLVLPGVVLFGSFMLFPITFLVYLSVTDATHAGTVIGGGSSVIGLDNYVELFSDSQFWTSLGVTWLFVAVSLAIKIVLSLGLAMVLTHGRVLGKRFLRAAVIIPMGFPTIFTITVWRGIFSGARFGPLNELLYKYNDAVLSLTGLFDVAAPELLLLELPIGWLSGRWSSFFAYVTTEVWLAYPFMVIIIVSALQDVSAELHDAAKVDGAGFLNRFRHVTLPSIKRPVMFGSILTAATSFQQFLVPWIFNQGGPSRQNELIIVYGFREATELNEYAFGSAIMVTAIAFIGAFMWLAVKKGDLAEGVNS encoded by the coding sequence ATGTCTACATCGTCATTTCTCAGACGGGTATCCGAACGCGGTCGGCGGCGACTGCCGGCCGGCCTCCGGGAGTACGATCTGTTCGGGCTCTTGCTCGTGTTACCCGGCGTCGTCCTGTTCGGCTCGTTCATGCTGTTCCCGATCACGTTCCTGGTCTACCTGTCGGTGACCGACGCGACTCACGCCGGAACGGTCATCGGGGGCGGCTCGAGCGTGATCGGGCTCGACAACTACGTCGAGCTCTTTTCGGATTCGCAGTTCTGGACGTCGCTCGGGGTCACCTGGCTGTTCGTGGCAGTGAGCCTCGCGATCAAGATCGTGCTCTCGCTCGGACTCGCGATGGTCCTCACTCACGGCCGCGTGCTCGGAAAACGGTTTCTCCGGGCCGCGGTCATCATCCCGATGGGGTTCCCGACGATCTTCACGATCACGGTCTGGCGGGGCATATTCAGCGGCGCTCGGTTCGGGCCGCTGAACGAACTGCTCTACAAGTACAACGACGCCGTGCTCTCACTCACGGGCCTGTTCGATGTCGCTGCGCCGGAGTTGCTGCTGCTTGAGTTACCGATCGGATGGCTCAGCGGGCGGTGGAGTTCGTTCTTCGCCTACGTCACGACGGAGGTCTGGCTGGCGTATCCGTTCATGGTGATCATCATCGTGAGCGCGCTGCAGGACGTCTCGGCGGAGCTCCACGACGCGGCGAAAGTCGACGGCGCTGGCTTCCTGAACCGGTTCCGTCACGTCACGCTTCCGTCGATCAAACGCCCGGTCATGTTCGGATCGATCCTGACCGCGGCGACCTCGTTTCAGCAGTTCCTCGTTCCGTGGATCTTCAACCAGGGCGGTCCCTCTCGCCAGAACGAACTCATCATCGTCTACGGCTTCCGGGAGGCGACCGAACTCAACGAGTACGCGTTCGGATCCGCGATTATGGTCACGGCGATCGCGTTCATCGGCGCGTTCATGTGGCTCGCAGTGAAGAAAGGTGACCTCGCCGAAGGGGTGAACTCGTAA
- a CDS encoding sugar ABC transporter permease, producing MTASDAETRSDEQAESSGRNPLDIAKTVAATGGAVGILVVLMFPVYWIFTASLSQGTGLMSSKGIFADPATYNLEAYRWVLFESDFRDALVNSLVVVFVTVSVSMSVVIPGAYALSRRSFVGREKVLYGYVLFTQVGAGLSVATLVALYALFVNLGLSDSLLVLGLFYAAGAIPFNTWLLKTFMDNIPVSYEEAAIVDGAGRWDVIREVILPLSKPGIAVVLVFTFLAGWNEFIVARTLLSPDNYTLSVELYSLATAGRYETPWTEFSAFAILFAMPVAIIYFFAQSYVESGLSFGGMEG from the coding sequence ATGACAGCATCTGACGCAGAGACGCGGTCCGACGAACAGGCCGAGAGTAGCGGGCGGAATCCGCTGGACATCGCCAAGACGGTCGCCGCGACCGGCGGCGCAGTCGGGATCCTGGTGGTCCTCATGTTCCCCGTCTACTGGATCTTCACGGCCTCGCTCTCACAGGGGACCGGACTGATGAGCTCCAAAGGGATCTTCGCCGATCCGGCCACCTACAACCTCGAGGCCTACCGCTGGGTGCTCTTCGAGTCGGACTTCCGCGACGCGCTGGTCAACAGCCTGGTCGTCGTCTTCGTGACCGTCAGCGTCTCGATGTCGGTGGTCATTCCGGGCGCGTACGCGCTCTCGCGGCGAAGCTTCGTCGGTCGAGAGAAGGTCCTCTACGGCTACGTCCTGTTCACGCAGGTCGGAGCCGGCCTCTCGGTCGCGACGCTCGTCGCGCTGTACGCCCTGTTCGTCAACCTCGGGCTGAGCGACAGCCTCCTGGTGCTCGGGCTGTTCTACGCCGCGGGGGCGATCCCGTTCAACACGTGGTTGCTCAAGACCTTCATGGACAACATCCCCGTCTCCTACGAGGAGGCGGCGATCGTCGACGGTGCGGGCCGGTGGGACGTCATCCGGGAGGTGATCCTCCCGCTGTCGAAACCCGGAATCGCCGTCGTCCTGGTCTTCACCTTCCTGGCGGGGTGGAACGAGTTCATCGTCGCCCGGACGCTACTCAGTCCGGACAATTACACGCTCTCGGTCGAACTCTACTCGCTCGCGACGGCCGGCCGGTACGAGACGCCGTGGACCGAGTTCTCGGCGTTCGCGATCCTGTTCGCGATGCCGGTCGCGATCATCTACTTCTTCGCACAGAGTTACGTCGAGAGCGGCCTCTCCTTCGGCGGCATGGAGGGGTGA
- a CDS encoding alpha-amylase family glycosyl hydrolase has product MDQRRLCTDGGDPDSGPALESGDGSHHPGPPRFVTVGEGIVDPNGNEMETRDDLAPWNPEGDATYVWRVLESPDGSSAAPTDGPVAEFEPDVPGTYALALEAPDGTHELTVRAFPEADEDAPRPQVELDATVADGRVRLSATASVVGDGEPTVEYYVDDRNADVLAPDGTIPVDAIDERVRVYAVAVDERHSVPDAIELVPTDDATDEPPVRVEHPFEPPEWAVDAVVYEVFTRRFPDRDEPTFETIADRLDHLERLGIDVLWLSPFLEAESGFETPAERGGPHGYNTRDYFEVDPELGTMADFEALVDACHERGIRVVFDLVINHTADTHPFYEAAVDETHPDHERYRDWYRWEDFDERDADTYFGWDDIPNLNYANPEVRDYLLEVVDFWAERVDGFRADVAWGVPLSFWTEVSDRVSGADGDLFLLDETLPSDVEMGGGRFHTHHDDVLHDALERLGESFGDGSADELAVGNAADETAAVAEGDAVADAFTDSAAGLNATSADAILEAIEDRQRRGAHPDSEWLLYVENHDTDRYLTEYGRDAQLAAGAATVTLPGSPMLYYGQETGVTGRRDPMNWGSFDTNLFERYRRLIALRKSHPALQSDADLERIPYAADTDAAVAFAREAPASGRRLVVALHFGDGTATVRIDEPVEGTDLPTGEAVADGDGAADSWARELAVDTAVVLEVETTGSSESAGL; this is encoded by the coding sequence ATGGATCAGCGACGACTGTGCACGGACGGCGGTGACCCCGACTCCGGTCCCGCGCTCGAGAGCGGCGACGGCTCGCATCATCCCGGTCCGCCGCGGTTCGTCACCGTCGGCGAGGGGATCGTCGATCCGAATGGAAACGAAATGGAGACGCGGGACGATCTCGCGCCGTGGAATCCGGAGGGCGACGCGACGTACGTCTGGCGGGTGCTCGAGTCGCCCGACGGCTCGAGTGCGGCACCGACGGACGGGCCGGTCGCCGAGTTCGAGCCGGACGTGCCGGGGACGTACGCGCTCGCGCTCGAGGCCCCCGACGGGACGCACGAACTGACGGTCCGCGCGTTTCCCGAGGCGGACGAGGACGCGCCGCGCCCGCAGGTCGAACTCGACGCGACGGTCGCGGACGGCCGGGTCCGTCTCTCGGCGACCGCGAGCGTCGTCGGCGACGGGGAGCCAACCGTCGAGTACTACGTCGATGACCGGAACGCGGACGTGCTCGCGCCGGACGGGACGATTCCGGTCGATGCGATCGACGAACGGGTCCGCGTCTACGCCGTCGCTGTCGACGAGCGCCACTCGGTTCCGGACGCGATCGAACTGGTCCCCACCGACGATGCGACGGACGAGCCGCCCGTCCGCGTCGAGCATCCGTTCGAGCCGCCCGAGTGGGCCGTCGATGCGGTCGTCTACGAGGTCTTCACCCGGCGATTCCCGGATCGGGACGAGCCCACGTTCGAGACGATCGCGGATCGGCTCGACCACCTCGAGCGCCTCGGGATCGACGTCCTCTGGCTGTCGCCGTTTCTCGAGGCCGAGAGCGGGTTCGAGACGCCCGCAGAGCGCGGTGGTCCCCACGGCTACAATACTCGGGACTACTTCGAGGTCGATCCGGAGCTCGGAACTATGGCCGATTTCGAGGCGCTGGTCGACGCCTGTCACGAACGGGGTATCCGGGTCGTCTTCGATCTCGTGATCAACCACACGGCGGACACGCATCCGTTCTACGAGGCTGCGGTCGACGAGACGCATCCCGACCACGAGCGGTACCGCGACTGGTACCGGTGGGAGGACTTCGACGAGCGCGACGCGGACACCTACTTCGGCTGGGACGACATTCCGAATTTGAACTACGCCAATCCCGAGGTCCGGGACTATCTGCTCGAGGTCGTCGACTTCTGGGCCGAGCGCGTCGACGGCTTCCGCGCGGACGTCGCCTGGGGCGTCCCCCTGAGTTTCTGGACCGAGGTGTCCGACCGAGTGAGCGGCGCGGACGGCGACTTGTTCCTGCTGGACGAGACCCTGCCCTCCGACGTCGAGATGGGCGGCGGTCGGTTCCACACCCACCACGACGACGTCCTTCACGACGCGCTCGAGCGACTGGGCGAGTCGTTCGGGGACGGTAGTGCGGACGAGTTGGCTGTGGGCAACGCTGCGGACGAGACGGCAGCGGTTGCGGAGGGGGACGCGGTCGCGGACGCGTTCACCGATTCCGCGGCCGGTCTAAATGCGACGAGCGCCGACGCGATCCTCGAGGCGATCGAGGACCGGCAGCGCCGGGGTGCCCACCCCGACTCGGAGTGGTTGCTGTACGTCGAAAACCACGACACGGACCGGTATCTCACCGAATACGGTCGCGACGCGCAGCTGGCAGCGGGCGCTGCGACGGTTACTCTCCCCGGCTCACCGATGCTCTACTACGGACAGGAGACCGGCGTCACGGGGCGGCGCGACCCGATGAACTGGGGGTCGTTCGATACGAACCTGTTCGAGCGCTATCGGCGGTTGATCGCTCTCCGGAAATCGCATCCGGCGCTGCAGTCCGATGCCGACCTCGAGCGGATTCCGTACGCGGCCGACACCGACGCCGCCGTCGCGTTCGCGAGGGAAGCGCCGGCGAGCGGCCGCCGACTCGTCGTCGCGTTGCACTTCGGTGACGGCACGGCGACGGTGCGGATCGACGAACCCGTCGAGGGAACCGACCTGCCGACGGGCGAGGCGGTCGCGGACGGTGATGGTGCGGCCGACTCGTGGGCCCGCGAACTCGCTGTCGACACCGCCGTCGTCCTCGAGGTCGAGACGACGGGCTCGAGCGAATCGGCCGGTCTGTAA
- a CDS encoding DUF7344 domain-containing protein, whose amino-acid sequence MSRQSSERSKEFLTVLREQKGRILSALLEDGTIPATPILWDDETLSCEEYVTLVYELHHVHLPELKADGFVEFDRHRDEVRRGERF is encoded by the coding sequence ATGAGTAGACAATCGTCTGAGAGGAGTAAGGAGTTTTTGACTGTGCTTCGAGAGCAAAAAGGTCGAATACTATCTGCATTATTAGAGGATGGAACTATTCCTGCAACCCCGATTCTCTGGGATGATGAAACCCTCTCCTGTGAGGAGTACGTCACCCTCGTCTACGAACTTCATCACGTCCACCTCCCCGAATTGAAAGCTGACGGGTTTGTTGAGTTTGATCGCCACAGGGATGAGGTAAGAAGGGGTGAGCGGTTTTGA
- a CDS encoding HalOD1 output domain-containing protein, producing the protein MESSKEAIRTVEIVDSINIVEFVVEEERFRAEYNSSRDQPSLAVVAAVAAVAGSDPDELSPLHSVIDTGALNDLFATTANGGQRDGRLSFSYEGFDVTVFSEGVIEAEPTENT; encoded by the coding sequence ATGGAATCCTCTAAAGAAGCAATTCGCACTGTCGAAATCGTTGACTCGATAAACATTGTTGAGTTCGTCGTTGAGGAGGAACGCTTTCGTGCAGAGTACAACAGCAGTCGGGACCAACCGAGTCTAGCAGTCGTTGCAGCGGTCGCCGCTGTTGCTGGCAGTGATCCCGACGAATTGTCCCCGCTCCATTCCGTGATTGATACGGGCGCGCTTAATGACCTGTTCGCTACCACAGCCAACGGCGGACAGAGAGATGGCCGCCTCTCATTTTCGTACGAGGGATTTGATGTGACCGTATTCAGCGAGGGAGTCATCGAGGCCGAACCGACGGAGAATACGTAG